The Budorcas taxicolor isolate Tak-1 chromosome 2, Takin1.1, whole genome shotgun sequence genome window below encodes:
- the BICDL2 gene encoding BICD family-like cargo adapter 2, with protein sequence MPGSCGEAWGLTPAKRRKGKVRSLPAPTDAAGAMNSPEGTSFPAGLLSGGASPSGDEGFFPFVLERRDSFLGGGPGPEEPEDLALQLQQKEKDLLLAAELGKMLLERNEELQRQLDTLSAQHAEREEQLQQQNHELRRGLAARGAEWEARAVELERDVEALRAQLGEQRSEQQDSGRERARALSELGEQNLRLSQQLAQASQTEQELQRELDSLQGQCQAQALAGAELRTRLESLQGENQMLQSRRQDLEAQIRGLREELEKGRGRLQATHEELLLLRRERREHGLELERARSETEEALSALRRLQQRVSELEEESRLQDADLSGASLQLELAYSLDSDQDQNQNTDRSGGALTTLSPETQEASSQQRSPQEERLEPPRKGASLSPEETLGEEEEEVVRLQVEMALQQAELQSLREELQRQKELRVQDPEEALSSALSDRDEAMNKVLELSLELSRVSLERDSLSRELLRTIRQKVALTQELEAWQDDMQVVIGQQLRSQRQQELSAAATAPRPAPTRFSLRLSPGPAGGFFSTLFRRT encoded by the exons ATGCCTGGGTCCTGCGGAGAGGCCTGGGGTCTGACACCTGccaagaggaggaagggaaaagtcaggt CCCTACCTGCCCCTACAGATGCTGCCGGTGCCATGAACTCCCCAGAAGGGACCAGCTTTCCGGCCGGGCTGCTCTCAGGGGGCGCCTCCCCCAGTGGTGACGAGGGCTTCTTCCCCTTCGTGCTGGAGCGGCGGGACTCATTCCTGGGAGGGGGCCCAGGGCCTGAGGAGCCGGAGGACCTGGCCTTGCAGCTgcagcagaaggagaaagacCTGCTGTTGGCAGCGGAGCTCGGCAAGATGCTTCTGGAACGAAACGAGGAGCTGCAGCGGCAGCTGGACACGCTGAGCGCCCAGCATGCTGAGCGTGAAGAA cagctgcagcagcagaacCATGAACTGCGCCGGGGCCTGGCAGCCCGGGGAGCCGAGTGGGAGGCCAGGGCGGTGGAGCTGGAGAGGGACGTGGAGGCCCTTAGGGCTCAGCTCGGGGAGCAGCGTTCCGAGCAGCAGGACAGCGGCCGGGAGCGGGCTCGGGCCCTCAGCGAACTCGGTGAACAGAACCTTCGGCTCAGCCAGCAGCTGGCCCAG GCCTCGCAGACTGAGCAGGAGCTTCAGCGGGAACTGGACAGCCTTCAAGGGCAGTGCCAGGCTCAGGCCCTGGCTGGGGCAGAGCTGAGGACGCGGCTGGAGAGTCTGCAGGGGGAG AATCAGATGCTCCAGAGTCGCCGGCAGGACCTGGAAGCCCAGATTCGAGGTCTGCGTGAGGAGCTGGAGAAGGGACGGGGCAGACTGCAGGCCACCCacgaggagctgctgctgctgcggcgggAGAGGCGGGAGCACGGTCTGGAG CTGGAACGCGCGCGGTCCGAGACCGAGGAGGCGCTGAGCGCGCTGCGGAGGCTGCAGCAGCGTGTCTCGGAGCTGGAGGAGGAGTCGCGCCTCCAGGACGCCGACCTCTCGGGAGCCTCGCTGCAGTTAGAGCTCGCCTACAGCCTAGACAGCGACCAGGACCAAAACCAGAACACTGACAGAAGCGGAGGTGCTCTG ACCACTCTATCCCCGGAGACCCAAGAAGCATCCAGCCAGCAGCGTTCGCCCCAAGAGGAGAGGTTGGAGCCTCCCAGGAAGGGAGCATCCCTGAGCCCAGAGGAGAcattgggagaagaggaggaggaagtagTCCGGTTACAGGTTGAG ATGGCACTGCAGCAGGCAGAGCTACAGTCCCTGCGGGAGGAACTGCAAAGGCAGAAGGAACTGCGGGTGCAGGACCCCGAGGAGGCCTTAAGCAGCGCCCTCTCAGACCGAGACGAGGCCATGAACAA GGTCCTGGAACTGTCCCTGGAGCTCAGCCGCGTTTCTCTGGAGCGGGACTCCCTCTCCCGGGAGCTGCTTCGCACCATCCGCCAGAAGGTGGCGCTGACGCAAGAGCTGGAGGCCTGGCAG GACGACATGCAGGTGGTCATCGGCCAGCAGCTGCGCTCGCAACGCCAGCAAGAGCTGAGTGCTGCCGCcaccgccccgcgccccgccccaaCGCGCTTCTCCCTGCGCCTGAGCCCCGGCCCCGCCGGCGGCTTCTTCAGCACCCTCTTCCGAAGGACCTGA
- the THOC6 gene encoding THO complex subunit 6 homolog isoform X3: MERAAQQAVPLGQMEVFQALQRLHMTIFSQSVSPCGKFLAAGNNYGQIAIFSLSAALSSEAKEESKKPMVTFHAHDGPVYSMVSTDRHLLSAGDGEVKAWLWAEILKKGCKELWRHQPPYRTSLEVPEINALLLVPKENLLILAGGDCQLHAMDLETGTFMWALRGHTDYIHCLALRERSPEVLSGGEDGAVRLWDLRTAKEVQTIEVYKHEECSRPHNGRWIGCLATDSDWMVCGGGPALTLWHLRSSTPTTVFPMRVPQKHVTFYQDLILSAGQGRCVNQWQLSGELKAQVPGSSPGLLSLSLNQQPAAPECKVLTAAGNSCRVDVFTNLGYRAFSLSF, encoded by the exons ATGGAGCGAGCGGCGCAGCAAGCGGTGCCTCTGGGTCAG ATGGAAGTGTTTCAGGCCCTGCAGCGGCTGCACATGACCATATTCTCCCAGAGCGTCTCACCCTGTGGGAAGTTCCTGGCTGCTGGCAACAATTATGGACAGATAGCTATCTTTAG CTTATCTGCTGCTTTGAGCTCCGAGGCCAAAGAGGAAAGTAAGAAGCCCATGGTGACCTTCCATG CCCATGATGGGCCCGTCTACAGCATGGTCTCCACTGATCGACATCTGCTGAGTGCTGGTGATGGGGAGGTGAAGGCCTGGCTTTGGGCGGAGATCCTTAAGAAG GGCTGTAAGGAGCTGTGGCGTCATCAGCCCCCATACAG GACCAGCCTGGAAGTACCTGAGATCAATGCTCTGCTTCTCGTGCCCAAG GAGAATTTGCTCATCCTGGCGGGGGGAGACTGTCAGCTGCATGCAATGGACCTTGAGACAGGGACCTTCATG TGGGCCCTTCGGGGCCACACGGACTACATCCACTGCTTGGCACTGCGGGAGCGGAGCCCTGAGGTGCTGTCGGGTGGCGAGGATGGGGCCGTGCGGCTTTGGG ACCTGCGCACAGCCAAGGAGGTCCAGACAATCGAGGTCTATAAGCACGAG gAGTGCTCGAGGCCCCACAATGGGCGCTGGATCGGATGTTTGGCAACTGACTCGGACTGGATG GTCTGCGGAGGAGGCCCAGCACTCACCCTCTGGCACCTCCGATCCTCCACACCCACCACCGTCTTCCCCATGCGGGTGCCACAGAAGCACGTCACCTTCTACCAGGACCTG ATTCTATCAGCTGGACAGGGCCGCTGTGTCAACCAGTGGCAGCTGAGTGGGGAGCTCAAGGCCCAAGTGCCTGGCTCCTCCCCGGGACTGTTAAGCCTCAGCCTCAACCAGCAACCAGCAGCCCCTGAGTGCAAG GTCCTGACAGCAGCGGGCAACAGCTGCAGGGTGGATGTCTTCACTAATCTGGGCTACCGAGCTTTTTCTCTGTCCTTCTGA
- the THOC6 gene encoding THO complex subunit 6 homolog isoform X4 gives MEVFQALQRLHMTIFSQSVSPCGKFLAAGNNYGQIAIFSLSAALSSEAKEESKKPMVTFHAHDGPVYSMVSTDRHLLSAGDGEVKAWLWAEILKKGCKELWRHQPPYRTSLEVPEINALLLVPKENLLILAGGDCQLHAMDLETGTFMWALRGHTDYIHCLALRERSPEVLSGGEDGAVRLWDLRTAKEVQTIEVYKHEECSRPHNGRWIGCLATDSDWMVCGGGPALTLWHLRSSTPTTVFPMRVPQKHVTFYQDLILSAGQGRCVNQWQLSGELKAQVPGSSPGLLSLSLNQQPAAPECKVLTAAGNSCRVDVFTNLGYRAFSLSF, from the exons ATGGAAGTGTTTCAGGCCCTGCAGCGGCTGCACATGACCATATTCTCCCAGAGCGTCTCACCCTGTGGGAAGTTCCTGGCTGCTGGCAACAATTATGGACAGATAGCTATCTTTAG CTTATCTGCTGCTTTGAGCTCCGAGGCCAAAGAGGAAAGTAAGAAGCCCATGGTGACCTTCCATG CCCATGATGGGCCCGTCTACAGCATGGTCTCCACTGATCGACATCTGCTGAGTGCTGGTGATGGGGAGGTGAAGGCCTGGCTTTGGGCGGAGATCCTTAAGAAG GGCTGTAAGGAGCTGTGGCGTCATCAGCCCCCATACAG GACCAGCCTGGAAGTACCTGAGATCAATGCTCTGCTTCTCGTGCCCAAG GAGAATTTGCTCATCCTGGCGGGGGGAGACTGTCAGCTGCATGCAATGGACCTTGAGACAGGGACCTTCATG TGGGCCCTTCGGGGCCACACGGACTACATCCACTGCTTGGCACTGCGGGAGCGGAGCCCTGAGGTGCTGTCGGGTGGCGAGGATGGGGCCGTGCGGCTTTGGG ACCTGCGCACAGCCAAGGAGGTCCAGACAATCGAGGTCTATAAGCACGAG gAGTGCTCGAGGCCCCACAATGGGCGCTGGATCGGATGTTTGGCAACTGACTCGGACTGGATG GTCTGCGGAGGAGGCCCAGCACTCACCCTCTGGCACCTCCGATCCTCCACACCCACCACCGTCTTCCCCATGCGGGTGCCACAGAAGCACGTCACCTTCTACCAGGACCTG ATTCTATCAGCTGGACAGGGCCGCTGTGTCAACCAGTGGCAGCTGAGTGGGGAGCTCAAGGCCCAAGTGCCTGGCTCCTCCCCGGGACTGTTAAGCCTCAGCCTCAACCAGCAACCAGCAGCCCCTGAGTGCAAG GTCCTGACAGCAGCGGGCAACAGCTGCAGGGTGGATGTCTTCACTAATCTGGGCTACCGAGCTTTTTCTCTGTCCTTCTGA
- the THOC6 gene encoding THO complex subunit 6 homolog isoform X2: MTKSPMSSIRQLRKPGGEAESLLRFPLGIMPQLFLLTSLEPPLGLIWARPTWWAVSKENWVMGGPTAAGEAGRSVWVRGPGCPSLPSSSLSPQMEVFQALQRLHMTIFSQSVSPCGKFLAAGNNYGQIAIFSLSAALSSEAKEESKKPMVTFHAHDGPVYSMVSTDRHLLSAGDGEVKAWLWAEILKKENLLILAGGDCQLHAMDLETGTFMWALRGHTDYIHCLALRERSPEVLSGGEDGAVRLWDLRTAKEVQTIEVYKHEECSRPHNGRWIGCLATDSDWMVCGGGPALTLWHLRSSTPTTVFPMRVPQKHVTFYQDLILSAGQGRCVNQWQLSGELKAQVPGSSPGLLSLSLNQQPAAPECKVLTAAGNSCRVDVFTNLGYRAFSLSF, translated from the exons ATGACAAAATCTCCCATGAGCTCCATTAGACAGTTAAGGAAACCGGGAGGAGAGGCTGAGTCTTTGCTCAGATTTCCACTGGGCATCATGCCTCAACTCTTTCTCCTCACCTCCCTGGAGCCGCCCCTGGGACTTATATGGGCAAGGCCCACTTGGTGGGCTGTCTCAAAGGAGAACTGGGTGATGGGAGGCCCGACTGCTGCAGGGGAAGCAGGAAGAAGTGTGTGGGTCAGAGGTCCCGGATGCCCGAGCCTGCCTTCATCCAGCCTCTCTCCACAGATGGAAGTGTTTCAGGCCCTGCAGCGGCTGCACATGACCATATTCTCCCAGAGCGTCTCACCCTGTGGGAAGTTCCTGGCTGCTGGCAACAATTATGGACAGATAGCTATCTTTAG CTTATCTGCTGCTTTGAGCTCCGAGGCCAAAGAGGAAAGTAAGAAGCCCATGGTGACCTTCCATG CCCATGATGGGCCCGTCTACAGCATGGTCTCCACTGATCGACATCTGCTGAGTGCTGGTGATGGGGAGGTGAAGGCCTGGCTTTGGGCGGAGATCCTTAAGAAG GAGAATTTGCTCATCCTGGCGGGGGGAGACTGTCAGCTGCATGCAATGGACCTTGAGACAGGGACCTTCATG TGGGCCCTTCGGGGCCACACGGACTACATCCACTGCTTGGCACTGCGGGAGCGGAGCCCTGAGGTGCTGTCGGGTGGCGAGGATGGGGCCGTGCGGCTTTGGG ACCTGCGCACAGCCAAGGAGGTCCAGACAATCGAGGTCTATAAGCACGAG gAGTGCTCGAGGCCCCACAATGGGCGCTGGATCGGATGTTTGGCAACTGACTCGGACTGGATG GTCTGCGGAGGAGGCCCAGCACTCACCCTCTGGCACCTCCGATCCTCCACACCCACCACCGTCTTCCCCATGCGGGTGCCACAGAAGCACGTCACCTTCTACCAGGACCTG ATTCTATCAGCTGGACAGGGCCGCTGTGTCAACCAGTGGCAGCTGAGTGGGGAGCTCAAGGCCCAAGTGCCTGGCTCCTCCCCGGGACTGTTAAGCCTCAGCCTCAACCAGCAACCAGCAGCCCCTGAGTGCAAG GTCCTGACAGCAGCGGGCAACAGCTGCAGGGTGGATGTCTTCACTAATCTGGGCTACCGAGCTTTTTCTCTGTCCTTCTGA
- the THOC6 gene encoding THO complex subunit 6 homolog isoform X1 → MTKSPMSSIRQLRKPGGEAESLLRFPLGIMPQLFLLTSLEPPLGLIWARPTWWAVSKENWVMGGPTAAGEAGRSVWVRGPGCPSLPSSSLSPQMEVFQALQRLHMTIFSQSVSPCGKFLAAGNNYGQIAIFSLSAALSSEAKEESKKPMVTFHAHDGPVYSMVSTDRHLLSAGDGEVKAWLWAEILKKGCKELWRHQPPYRTSLEVPEINALLLVPKENLLILAGGDCQLHAMDLETGTFMWALRGHTDYIHCLALRERSPEVLSGGEDGAVRLWDLRTAKEVQTIEVYKHEECSRPHNGRWIGCLATDSDWMVCGGGPALTLWHLRSSTPTTVFPMRVPQKHVTFYQDLILSAGQGRCVNQWQLSGELKAQVPGSSPGLLSLSLNQQPAAPECKVLTAAGNSCRVDVFTNLGYRAFSLSF, encoded by the exons ATGACAAAATCTCCCATGAGCTCCATTAGACAGTTAAGGAAACCGGGAGGAGAGGCTGAGTCTTTGCTCAGATTTCCACTGGGCATCATGCCTCAACTCTTTCTCCTCACCTCCCTGGAGCCGCCCCTGGGACTTATATGGGCAAGGCCCACTTGGTGGGCTGTCTCAAAGGAGAACTGGGTGATGGGAGGCCCGACTGCTGCAGGGGAAGCAGGAAGAAGTGTGTGGGTCAGAGGTCCCGGATGCCCGAGCCTGCCTTCATCCAGCCTCTCTCCACAGATGGAAGTGTTTCAGGCCCTGCAGCGGCTGCACATGACCATATTCTCCCAGAGCGTCTCACCCTGTGGGAAGTTCCTGGCTGCTGGCAACAATTATGGACAGATAGCTATCTTTAG CTTATCTGCTGCTTTGAGCTCCGAGGCCAAAGAGGAAAGTAAGAAGCCCATGGTGACCTTCCATG CCCATGATGGGCCCGTCTACAGCATGGTCTCCACTGATCGACATCTGCTGAGTGCTGGTGATGGGGAGGTGAAGGCCTGGCTTTGGGCGGAGATCCTTAAGAAG GGCTGTAAGGAGCTGTGGCGTCATCAGCCCCCATACAG GACCAGCCTGGAAGTACCTGAGATCAATGCTCTGCTTCTCGTGCCCAAG GAGAATTTGCTCATCCTGGCGGGGGGAGACTGTCAGCTGCATGCAATGGACCTTGAGACAGGGACCTTCATG TGGGCCCTTCGGGGCCACACGGACTACATCCACTGCTTGGCACTGCGGGAGCGGAGCCCTGAGGTGCTGTCGGGTGGCGAGGATGGGGCCGTGCGGCTTTGGG ACCTGCGCACAGCCAAGGAGGTCCAGACAATCGAGGTCTATAAGCACGAG gAGTGCTCGAGGCCCCACAATGGGCGCTGGATCGGATGTTTGGCAACTGACTCGGACTGGATG GTCTGCGGAGGAGGCCCAGCACTCACCCTCTGGCACCTCCGATCCTCCACACCCACCACCGTCTTCCCCATGCGGGTGCCACAGAAGCACGTCACCTTCTACCAGGACCTG ATTCTATCAGCTGGACAGGGCCGCTGTGTCAACCAGTGGCAGCTGAGTGGGGAGCTCAAGGCCCAAGTGCCTGGCTCCTCCCCGGGACTGTTAAGCCTCAGCCTCAACCAGCAACCAGCAGCCCCTGAGTGCAAG GTCCTGACAGCAGCGGGCAACAGCTGCAGGGTGGATGTCTTCACTAATCTGGGCTACCGAGCTTTTTCTCTGTCCTTCTGA
- the HCFC1R1 gene encoding host cell factor C1 regulator 1 isoform X1, which translates to MILQQPLERGPQGRAQRDPRAASGASGGLDASSPLRGAVPMSTKRRLEEEHLPAPPSLSREPLRKQFLSEENMATHFSQLSLHNDHPYCSPPRAFPPALPPLRSPCSELLLWRYPGNLIPEALRLLRLGDTPTPHYPASPAGDMMEL; encoded by the exons ATGATCCTGCAGCAACCCCTGGAGCGAGGCCCCCAGGGTCGGGCCCAGCGCGACCCGCGGGCCGCCTCGGGGGCTTCTGGAGGCCTGGACGCGAG CTCCCCTCTCCGAGGAGCTGTGCCCATGAGCACCAAGCGGCGCCTGGAGGAGGAGCA CCTGCCTGCGCCCCCGTCTCTCTCCAGGGAGCCCCTGCGCAAGCAGTTCCTGTCCGAAGAGAACATGGCCACCCACTTCTCTCAACTCAGCCTGCACAATGACCATCCTTACTGCAGCCCCCCCAGGGCATTccccccagctctgcccccaCTCAG aagcCCTTGCTCTGAGCTGCTTCTCTGGCGCTACCCTGGGAATCTGATCCCTGAGGCTCTCCGGCTGCTGAGGCTGGGGGACACTCCCACCCCCCACTACCCTGCATCCCCAGCTGGGGACATGATGGAGCTCTGA
- the HCFC1R1 gene encoding host cell factor C1 regulator 1 isoform X3 yields MILQQPLERGPQGRAQRDPRAASGASGGLDAREPLRKQFLSEENMATHFSQLSLHNDHPYCSPPRAFPPALPPLRSPCSELLLWRYPGNLIPEALRLLRLGDTPTPHYPASPAGDMMEL; encoded by the exons ATGATCCTGCAGCAACCCCTGGAGCGAGGCCCCCAGGGTCGGGCCCAGCGCGACCCGCGGGCCGCCTCGGGGGCTTCTGGAGGCCTGGACGCGAG GGAGCCCCTGCGCAAGCAGTTCCTGTCCGAAGAGAACATGGCCACCCACTTCTCTCAACTCAGCCTGCACAATGACCATCCTTACTGCAGCCCCCCCAGGGCATTccccccagctctgcccccaCTCAG aagcCCTTGCTCTGAGCTGCTTCTCTGGCGCTACCCTGGGAATCTGATCCCTGAGGCTCTCCGGCTGCTGAGGCTGGGGGACACTCCCACCCCCCACTACCCTGCATCCCCAGCTGGGGACATGATGGAGCTCTGA
- the HCFC1R1 gene encoding host cell factor C1 regulator 1 isoform X2, whose translation MILQQPLERGPQGRAQRDPRAASGASGGLDASSPLRGAVPMSTKRRLEEEQEPLRKQFLSEENMATHFSQLSLHNDHPYCSPPRAFPPALPPLRSPCSELLLWRYPGNLIPEALRLLRLGDTPTPHYPASPAGDMMEL comes from the exons ATGATCCTGCAGCAACCCCTGGAGCGAGGCCCCCAGGGTCGGGCCCAGCGCGACCCGCGGGCCGCCTCGGGGGCTTCTGGAGGCCTGGACGCGAG CTCCCCTCTCCGAGGAGCTGTGCCCATGAGCACCAAGCGGCGCCTGGAGGAGGAGCA GGAGCCCCTGCGCAAGCAGTTCCTGTCCGAAGAGAACATGGCCACCCACTTCTCTCAACTCAGCCTGCACAATGACCATCCTTACTGCAGCCCCCCCAGGGCATTccccccagctctgcccccaCTCAG aagcCCTTGCTCTGAGCTGCTTCTCTGGCGCTACCCTGGGAATCTGATCCCTGAGGCTCTCCGGCTGCTGAGGCTGGGGGACACTCCCACCCCCCACTACCCTGCATCCCCAGCTGGGGACATGATGGAGCTCTGA
- the TNFRSF12A gene encoding tumor necrosis factor receptor superfamily member 12A, translating to MAHCPLRPLLRLLVLGLGLALLRAAAGERVPGTTPCSRGTSWSADLDKCMDCASCRARPHSDFCLGCTAAPPAPFRLLWPILGGALGLALVLGLLSGFLVWRRCRRREKFTTPIEETGGESCPGVALIQ from the exons ATGGCTCACTGCCCGCTACGCCCGCTGCTGCGGCTCCTCGTGCTGGGGCTCGGGCTGGCGCTGCTGCGCGCCGCGGCCGGGGAGCGAGTGCCAG GCACCACCCCCTGCTCTCGCGGCACCTCCTGGAGCGCGGACCTAGACAAGTGCATGGACTGCGCCTCGTGCCGGGCGAGACCACACAGCGACTTCTGCCTGGGCT GTACTGCGGCCCCTCCAGCCCCCTTCAGGTTGCTGTGGCCCATCCTGGGGGGCGCCCTGGGCCTGGCCCTCGTGCTGGGGCTGCTTTCTGGCTTCCTGGTCTGGAGACGGTGCCGCAGGAGAGAGAAGTTTACCA CCCCCATCGAGGAGACCGGTGGGGAGAGCTGTCCTGGCGTGGCCCTGATCCAGTGA
- the CLDN6 gene encoding claudin-6: MWWLWHVARDLAFFGNEGLSQLVLTLLHFCPPVQHLSPSLTMASAGLQILGIVLTLFGWVNALVSCTLPLWKVTAFIGNSIVVAQVVWEGLWMSCVVQSTGQMQCKVYDSLLALPQDLQAARALCVITLLMALLGLLVYLAGAKCTTCVEDKDSKARLVLTSGIIFVISGILTLIPVCWTAHTIIQDFYNPLVVEAQKRELGASLYLGWAASGLLLLGGGLLCCTCPSGGSRSSSHYMARYSVSAPHTASRGPSEYPTKNYV, from the coding sequence ATGTGGTGGCTATGGCATGTGGCAAGGGACCTAGCGTTCTTTGGGAACGAGGGGCTGAGCCAGCTGGTCTTAACCTTACTCCACTTTTGTCCCCCAGTGCAGCATCTCAGCCCCAGCCTCACCATGGCTTCCGCTGGTCTGCAAATCctggggatcgtcctgaccctgTTTGGCTGGGTGAATGCCCTGGTGTCCTGCACCCTGCCGCTGTGGAAGGTGACCGCCTTCATCGGCAACAGCATCGTGGTGGCCCAGGTGGTGTGGGAGGGGCTGTGGATGTCCTGCGTGGTGCAGAGCACTGGCCAGATGCAGTGCAAGGTGTACGACTCGCTGCTGGCGCTGCCGCAGGACCTGCAGGCCGCCCGGGCCCTCTGCGTCATCACTCTTCTCATGGCCCTGCTTGGCCTGCTGGTCTACCTTGCCGGAGCCAAGTGCACCACCTGCGTGGAGGACAAGGACTCCAAGGCCCGCCTGGTGCTCACCTCCGGGATCATCTTTGTCATCTCGGGGATCCTGACCCTGATCCCTGTATGCTGGACCGCCCACACCATCATCCAGGACTTCTACAACCCTCTGGTGGTCGAGGCCCAAAAGCGGGAGCTGGGAGCTTCCCTTTACCTGGGCTGGGCAGCTTCCGGCCTTTTGTTGCTGGGCGGGGGGCTACTGTGCTGCACCTGCCCCTCTGGGGGCTCCCGGAGCTCCAGCCATTATATGGCCCGATACTCAGTATCAGCCCCACATACCGCCTCTCGGGGTCCCTCCGAATACCCCACTAAGAATTACGTCTAA